A genomic window from Deltaproteobacteria bacterium includes:
- the pomA gene encoding flagellar motor protein PomA, protein MPDLATLIGLLGAFGIVGFAIGQGEGGVALFINPPSLLIVIGGSIFVALMKFGLGQFLGAIKVALQAFFFKGADTNELIELSLSLSNKARREGVLALEEENVTNPFLKKGIEYLVDNVDGQVIKSTLTKEMYQAMDRHDGGIKIFKAIGDVGPAMGMIGTLVGLVQMLANMEDPKTIGPAMAVALLTTLYGAMLANMFALPIADKLTLRNNEERVTKMLLIDTIVSIQSEQHPRILEESLKPYLKASKRDSGDEKAA, encoded by the coding sequence ATGCCGGATCTGGCAACGCTTATTGGTTTATTGGGCGCTTTTGGGATTGTTGGCTTTGCCATTGGGCAAGGTGAAGGTGGCGTTGCCCTCTTCATTAACCCGCCCTCACTGCTCATTGTTATCGGCGGAAGTATATTTGTTGCACTGATGAAGTTCGGCCTTGGACAGTTCCTTGGAGCTATCAAAGTGGCACTGCAGGCATTTTTCTTCAAGGGCGCAGACACCAACGAACTTATCGAGCTTAGCCTAAGCCTCTCCAACAAGGCTCGCCGAGAAGGCGTATTGGCCCTGGAAGAAGAGAACGTCACCAACCCGTTTCTTAAAAAAGGAATCGAATACCTCGTGGATAACGTGGATGGACAAGTAATTAAGTCCACACTTACCAAGGAGATGTATCAGGCTATGGACCGGCATGATGGTGGCATCAAAATTTTCAAAGCCATCGGCGATGTTGGCCCGGCCATGGGTATGATTGGAACGCTTGTGGGCTTGGTCCAGATGCTTGCCAATATGGAAGACCCGAAGACCATTGGTCCGGCTATGGCGGTTGCACTTCTCACCACTCTCTACGGTGCGATGCTTGCCAACATGTTCGCGTTACCAATCGCCGACAAGTTAACCCTACGCAACAACGAGGAGCGCGTTACAAAAATGCTCCTCATCGATACCATTGTTTCAATTCAGTCCGAACAACACCCGCGTATCCTCGAGGAAAGTCTCAAGCCCTACCTCAAGGCCAGTAAGCGCGATAGTGGTGACGAGAAAGCTGCTTAA